In Methanofastidiosum sp., the following are encoded in one genomic region:
- a CDS encoding AAA family ATPase — translation METIAIYNQKGGTGKTTTTINLGHALALTGKKVLIIDIDDQGNDAECLGVKFTKSIYHLLKDEAPFEECIVGARKNLDLLASDETISQVALEMVGWRNRENALKKRLEGINYDFALIDCQTGLGILNENALNFCKKLLVPVSMEYLSVKGLFKVDKLIYDLREDFQKDLKIDLIVPTFVDERVKRTKEYLEFFDGMDHFKGIISPYIRIDTKLSESFALGKTIFEHSLNSRGAYDYIQLCKRVLEGI, via the coding sequence TTGGAAACTATTGCCATATACAATCAAAAAGGTGGAACTGGAAAAACTACCACGACTATAAACCTAGGGCATGCGCTTGCGCTCACTGGAAAAAAGGTACTCATTATAGATATAGATGATCAAGGTAACGATGCAGAATGTTTGGGAGTTAAATTTACTAAAAGCATTTATCATCTACTAAAAGACGAAGCACCTTTTGAGGAATGTATTGTGGGTGCTAGAAAGAACTTGGATTTATTGGCATCAGACGAAACAATATCTCAAGTTGCCCTAGAAATGGTAGGTTGGAGAAATAGAGAGAATGCTTTAAAGAAGCGCCTAGAAGGAATTAACTATGACTTTGCACTCATAGACTGTCAAACAGGACTCGGAATACTTAACGAAAATGCACTAAATTTTTGTAAAAAGCTACTTGTGCCAGTCTCAATGGAATATCTTTCAGTAAAAGGTCTTTTCAAAGTTGACAAACTTATTTATGATTTAAGAGAAGACTTCCAAAAAGATCTGAAAATAGACCTTATTGTTCCAACATTTGTAGATGAAAGGGTAAAAAGAACTAAAGAATATCTTGAATTCTTTGATGGGATGGACCATTTTAAGGGCATAATAAGCCCATATATCCGAATTGATACTAAATTATCTGAAAGTTTCGCTCTTGGAAAGACTATATTTGAACATTCTTTGAACTCAAGAGGAGCCTATGATTATATTCAATTGTGCAAAAGAGTATTGGAGGGGATATGA
- a CDS encoding cobalamin B12-binding domain-containing protein: MRAVLATIGNCIHVQGIKNFENLLIRNNIDTEFIGVCVDTDKLIKIILEKNPDIIGLSYRLEPETAKILFKKLKNSIEDNKIKSKFFFGGTPAVCEIAEESGLFSGVFRGIETEEQILDKVLGREGEFNSVEYSQDLYERIQKSYPFPLIRHHFGLPSLEKTIEGVKEIANSKTLDIISIGPDQIAQECFFNQGNICKEFEGGGGVPLRKKEDLGSIYESSRVGNYPLLRCYAGTNDLIKWGDMLKETINNAWGAIPLFWYSELDGRSKRDLVSAITENQKTIKWHAENNVPVEINDSHQWALRKTTDPIEVASAYIATYNARELGVKYYIQQFMMNVPPEISPEMDIAKMLAKLEIISELSNEDFTILKMIRTGLASLSVDENIAKGELASSITIGMYLKPHIVHVVGYSEAYNVATPYVIIESSKIARGVIKNCLKGLPSIEDNKRILKRKEEIIEDTRLIIETLKLLGESSDPLKDPYSLYKAVKVGLMDAENLKGFDPAKGTIKTAVIDGMVRCIDENNGEVLSEKERIKRLRI; encoded by the coding sequence ATGAGGGCAGTTCTTGCAACAATAGGGAATTGTATTCACGTTCAAGGAATAAAAAACTTTGAAAATTTGTTGATTAGAAATAATATTGATACAGAATTTATTGGAGTATGTGTTGATACAGACAAACTGATAAAAATCATTTTAGAAAAAAATCCCGATATTATAGGTCTAAGTTACAGGCTTGAACCCGAAACTGCTAAAATATTATTCAAAAAGTTGAAGAATTCTATTGAAGATAATAAAATTAAATCTAAGTTTTTCTTTGGAGGAACTCCTGCTGTGTGTGAAATTGCTGAAGAATCTGGACTATTTTCAGGGGTTTTTAGAGGAATAGAAACTGAAGAACAGATACTTGATAAAGTCCTTGGGAGAGAGGGCGAGTTTAATTCAGTAGAGTATTCTCAAGATCTCTATGAAAGAATTCAAAAATCTTATCCCTTTCCTTTGATAAGACATCATTTTGGGTTACCTTCTCTTGAAAAAACAATTGAAGGTGTTAAAGAAATTGCAAATAGTAAAACTCTTGATATCATATCCATAGGGCCAGATCAAATAGCACAAGAATGTTTTTTTAATCAAGGAAATATTTGTAAAGAGTTCGAAGGTGGTGGTGGGGTACCCCTTCGAAAAAAGGAAGACTTAGGTTCTATATATGAGTCATCAAGAGTGGGTAACTATCCTCTTTTGAGATGCTATGCTGGCACAAATGATTTGATAAAATGGGGCGATATGTTAAAAGAAACAATTAATAACGCTTGGGGAGCAATACCCCTGTTCTGGTATTCAGAACTGGATGGGAGGTCAAAAAGGGATTTAGTTAGTGCAATTACTGAAAACCAAAAAACTATAAAATGGCATGCAGAGAACAATGTTCCAGTTGAGATTAATGATTCACACCAATGGGCCCTTAGAAAAACTACTGACCCCATTGAAGTTGCCTCTGCTTATATCGCAACATATAATGCTAGAGAACTAGGAGTTAAGTACTACATCCAACAGTTTATGATGAATGTGCCCCCAGAAATTTCTCCTGAGATGGATATTGCAAAAATGTTAGCAAAACTAGAGATTATATCCGAATTATCAAATGAAGATTTTACAATTCTAAAAATGATAAGAACAGGTCTTGCCTCTCTTTCTGTCGATGAAAACATAGCAAAAGGAGAACTTGCTTCGTCAATTACAATTGGTATGTATCTAAAACCACATATTGTTCATGTAGTGGGATATTCAGAAGCATATAACGTAGCAACGCCATACGTCATCATTGAAAGCTCAAAAATTGCAAGAGGCGTAATAAAAAATTGTCTTAAAGGATTACCTAGCATAGAAGATAACAAGAGGATACTAAAAAGAAAAGAAGAGATAATCGAGGACACTCGATTGATTATTGAAACTTTGAAATTACTTGGCGAAAGTTCAGATCCTTTAAAAGATCCCTATTCTCTCTATAAAGCTGTTAAAGTTGGCCTTATGGATGCAGAAAATTTGAAGGGATTTGATCCCGCAAAGGGGACAATTAAAACAGCCGTGATAGATGGAATGGTTCGATGTATTGATGAAAATAATGGAGAAGTACTATCTGAGAAGGAGAGAATTAAGAGATTACGTATATAA
- a CDS encoding DDE-type integrase/transposase/recombinase produces the protein MVLTTNSRMIRGYAIIAKGDEPIEVSHDKFKIHSQSGKGYYLVRHGYKVWTCNCPDHFYRHAECKHINAVKFWMKLKNRIEDEAKARIFTPKKDTKTKCPNCNSTNLSKKGFRKNKNNMKQMYQCKDCNKRFSIDDGFKYNTSDQRVIVLSLDLYFKGVSQNDIAQHLAQFYNVTVNQSTVSRWIRKYLSLISDYTRTLTPDVSGMWAIDEMALKCNGEWNWLWNLMDTDTRFLISSMISEGKTRDVDTARLPMKEAKQVTGITPTILVSDGLNAYQEAVRKEFQTHRKGDGRNTTHIREIAITNKERNNNKIERLHGSMRQRNKVQRGLKKVEPSKDFVDGFKAYYNFIRPHQALNGKTPAQMAGIELGLEGNKWEGLIKQSVKVKR, from the coding sequence ATGGTATTAACCACAAACAGTAGAATGATTAGGGGCTATGCAATCATAGCCAAGGGTGACGAACCAATCGAGGTCAGTCACGACAAGTTTAAAATCCACTCGCAAAGTGGAAAAGGGTATTATTTGGTAAGGCACGGCTACAAAGTCTGGACATGCAATTGTCCCGACCACTTCTATAGGCATGCAGAGTGCAAGCATATCAACGCCGTGAAATTCTGGATGAAGTTGAAAAACAGGATTGAAGATGAAGCAAAGGCAAGAATATTCACACCAAAAAAGGACACAAAAACAAAATGCCCGAACTGCAACTCTACCAATCTATCAAAGAAAGGATTTAGAAAGAATAAGAACAACATGAAGCAGATGTACCAGTGCAAGGACTGTAACAAGCGATTCTCTATTGATGACGGGTTCAAGTACAACACAAGCGACCAGAGGGTAATAGTCCTCTCTCTTGATTTGTACTTCAAAGGCGTGTCACAGAACGACATAGCACAGCACTTGGCACAGTTCTACAACGTGACCGTCAATCAGTCCACAGTATCACGATGGATAAGAAAATACCTATCCTTGATTTCAGACTATACAAGGACACTTACTCCCGACGTGTCCGGCATGTGGGCGATAGACGAGATGGCCTTGAAGTGTAACGGTGAATGGAACTGGCTCTGGAACTTGATGGACACGGATACACGCTTTCTTATTTCGTCCATGATTTCGGAAGGTAAGACAAGGGATGTCGATACCGCAAGACTGCCGATGAAAGAGGCAAAGCAAGTGACTGGAATTACGCCAACCATTTTAGTTTCTGACGGCCTTAATGCCTACCAAGAAGCGGTAAGAAAAGAGTTCCAGACACACCGAAAAGGCGACGGGAGGAACACAACGCACATCAGGGAAATAGCAATCACAAACAAGGAACGGAACAACAACAAGATAGAAAGGCTTCACGGTTCGATGAGGCAGAGGAACAAAGTGCAGAGAGGATTGAAGAAGGTCGAGCCTTCAAAGGACTTTGTTGACGGCTTCAAGGCGTATTACAACTTCATAAGACCACACCAAGCTTTGAATGGCAAGACACCCGCACAGATGGCAGGCATTGAACTGGGCTTGGAAGGCAACAAGTGGGAAGGTCTTATCAAACAGAGTGTTAAGGTGAAAAGATGA